AGGCGAGCGCGGCGAGTCTGGCGCGCGAGGGCGCGGACGTCGTCATCTGTAGTCGGAGCGAGGAGAAACTGGAGGCGGCGGCGGTCGAGATCCGCGCGGACGCGGCCGGGGAGGTCGTGCCGGTGGTCGCGGACATCACGGACCCGGACGACGTCGCGGCGGTCGTGGAGACGACGGTGGAGTCCTTCGGCGGGCTGGACCACGTGGTGACGTCGGCGGGCGGGCCGCCGTCGGGGCCGTTCGACGACACGCCGGAGCGCGCGTGGTACGAGGCGTACGACCTGCTCGTGATGAGCGTGGTGTGGACGGTGCGGGCGGCGCGCCCGCATCTCGTGGAGAGCGACACGGGGACGGTGACGTGCATCACGTCGAAGAGCGTGAAGGAGCCGGTGGACGGGCTCGTCCTCTCGAACGCGGTGCGTCGGGGGGTCGTCGGCCTCGTGAAGACGCTGTCGCGGGAGTGGGCACCGGACGTCCGCGTGAACACCGTGCTGCCGGGGACGCACGAGACGCCGCGCGTCACGGAGTTGGTCGAACAGGGCGTCGAGCGCGGCGAGTACTCGACGTACGACGAGGGCATCTCGGACTGGGCGGACACGATTCCGATGGGTGGTCTCGGCGACCCCAGCGCGTTCGGCGACGTCGTGGCGTTCGTGGCGAGCGAGCGCGCGTCCTTCGTGAACGGCGCGAGCATCCCCGTGGACGGCGGGGAGACGCGGAGCTAGCGGGTCGAGTCAGAAGGCGTCTTCTCCCCTGAGTTCGGCGACGACCTCCCTGACGCGGTCGGCGTCTTCCTTCGGGAGGACGAGCACGCGGTCGTCGTAGGCGGCGACGACGAGGTCCTCGACGCCGACGAGCGAGACGTGTTTGTCGTCGCTCGCCACGACGTTCCCCGCGGCGTCGATGCCGAGCGCGTCGCCGAGCACGGCGTTTCCGTCCTCGGCGTCGAGCACGCGTTCGAGGGCGTCCCACGTGCCGAGGTCGTCCCAGCCGAACTCGGCGGGGACGCAGGCGACGCGGTCGGCGCGCTCCATGACGGCGTAGTCGACGCTCACCGACTCGACCGCGCGGAACCCTGCTTCTTCGTCCCCGCGGTCGAGCGCGTCGACGAGCGGTTCGAGCGGCGTCCCCGTCGACTCCGCGACGAACGCGTCGGGCGTCCACGCGAAGATGCCGGCGTTCCAGAGGCAGCCCGCGTCGACGAGGTCCCGGGCGCGCTCCGCGTCGGGTTTCTCCCGGAACGACGCGACCTCGGCGTAGCCGTCGCGTTCCGCGCCGAGTTCGAGGTAGCCGTAGCCGGTCGCGGGGCGGTCCGGCTCGACGCCGACGGTGACGAGCGCGTCCGTCTCGGCGGCGACCTCGCAGGCTCGTTCGGCGGTGCTCGCGAAGTCGCCGTCGACGTGGTGGTCGCTCGGCGTCGCGAACACGACGCAGTCGCCGTGTTTCTCGCGGACGCGGTGGGTCGCGTAGGCGAGCGCAGGCCCGGTGTCTTTTCCTCCGGGTTCGACGAGGACGGTCGCTTCCGGGACGATGTCGCGCGCCTCGGTGGCGTACGCGTCGCGGGTGACGACGTAGACGTGGTCGGCGAAGGCGACGCGGTCGGCGGTGCGGCGGAGGAGCGAGTCGTCGCCGTCGAGCGCGAGGAACTGCTTCGGGCGGTCCGAGCGACTCGCCGGGTAGAGGCGCGTCCCGGTCCCGCCGGCGAGGAGGACGGCAGCGGTTTCCATACCTCCTTCTCCGCGCGCCACGCCGGATAACGGTTACCGCTTTCCGCCGACGTTGCACTCACCGAAGCCGGTGAACCCCGCTCCGCCGTGCTCTCGGCCGTGTCGCTCGCGTTCCTCCCCGCGCCGGAGCCCCTCGTCGCGTTCGTGGTCGCGGCGCTCGCGGTCATCCTCGCGCCCGGCCCGGACACGGTCTTCGCTCGCGCAGGGCGCGGGCGGGAGTCGGAACGCCGGCCTCCGCGCCGCGCTCGGCGTCGCCGTCGTCTGCCTCGGCGTCGCCGTCGCCCCCCACTGACGGGCACCGCGAGAAATTCGGGTGACGGCGACGACCAGGCGTTCCAGAGACGGTTCAGGACGCCCGAAAACGCCGTCTTCACTTTCACTACGCCATCCGACCCTTTATCAGTGATGACGCCCAAGCTCCGGTTGTCTCCCACAGGAAACACACGCGGAGACAGACACAACCATGAGCGACATAGAGTCTACCGCTCGACGGATTCACGAGCAGTTCTCCGACCACCTCGACATCACGGAAGACGACGTCCGGGAGCGCCTGGAGCGTCTCGTCACGGACTACAAGGTCCCGATGGACGAAGCGCGCCGCAGCGTCGAGAACCACTACCTCGACGAAGCCGGCCTGGAGCGCGACGAGATCGGCCAGGGCGGCAACGACACCGTTCAGGTCGAGGACGTCGACGAACCCGAGCAGTGGGTCGACCTGACGGCGAAAGTCGTCGAACTCTGGGAGCCGCGCAGCGACAGCGTGGCCCAGGTCGGCCTCCTCGGCGACCCGACCGGAACCATCAAGTTCACGAAGTGGGCGAAATCCGACCTCGAAACCATCGAGGAGGGGAAGACGTACCGCTTCGGGAACGTCGTCACCGACGAGTACCAGGGCCGGTACTCGGTCAAACTCAACCGCACGACCACCATCACGGAGGTCGACGAGGAGTTCGAAGTCGGCGACAACGAGACGGACGTCGAGGGCGCGCTCGTGGACATGCAGTCCGGGAGCGGGCTCATCAAGCGGTGTCCGGAGGAGGACTGCACCCGCGTGTTGCAGAACGGCCGCTGTAGCGAGCACGGCGAAGTGGAGGGCGAGTTCGACCTCCGCATCAAGGGCGTGCTCGACGACGGCCGCGAGGTCCACGAGGTCATCTTCGACGAAGAGGCCACCGAGGACCTCACGGGAATCACCCTGGATGAAGCCCAGCAGATGGCGATGGACGCGCTCGACACGACCGTCGTCGCGGACGAGATGGCGGCGAAGATCCTCGGGAAGTACTATCGCGTGACGGGGCCGACGTTCGGCCGGTACGTCCTCGCGAACGAGACGGTGGAACTGGACGGTCCGAGCGACGCTGAAGCGGTCCTCATCCGCGCGAGGTCGATCTAAATGAGTTCCAATAACGCCCCCATGCGCGAAGTCGCCCGGCGCGTCTTCGCCACCGAGTTCAACGACGCGACGTTCACGTTCAAGGAGTCCGACGACGAGCGCGCGCCGCTCTACAGCCTCCTCCCGACCGGCGAGCAGGCGAACCGCGTGTTCATCGTCGGCACGCTCACCGAGACGGAAGACGTCGGCGAGGAGTCCGAGTACTGGCGCGGCCGCGTCGTCGACCCGACCGGGACGTTCTTCGTCTACGCCGGCCAGTACCAGCCGGAAGCCGCGTCGGCGCTCCGCGACCTCGACGCGCCCACGTACGTGGCCATCGTCGGGAAACCGCGGACGTACGAGACCGACGACGGCACCGTCAACGTCTCCGTCCGCCCCGAGTCCATCACGGAGGTCTCCGAGGCGACGCGGGACCGCTGGGTCGTCGAAACCGCCGAACGCACCCTCGACCGCATCGAAGCCTTCGACGAGGAAGGCAACGAGTACGCCGCTCGCGCTCGCGAGGAGTACGGCGAGAACCTCGCGCCCTACCGCGACGCCGTCGTGCAGGCGCTCGAAGGCATCGAAGGCGAGGGCGACGCGGACGCGGTCACCAGCGAACCGACCGCGTGAGCGTCTGACTAACGCTTAAGTCCCGGCGGTTGCTACCGCTAGACAACCGATGGGGAACAAGAACAAGACCATCTCCTTCCGCGTGGGCGAGGAGGCGTTCGAGGACCTCCGCGACATCGCGGAGGAACGCGACCTCTCGCTCTCCGCGCTCTTCCGGGACTACGTGGAGTCGTTCGTCGACCACGACGGACAGGTCCGCATCGTCCCCGAGGAGGAGTTCGGCCCGGGCGACGCCGGGGACGCCGACGAGTTCCCGCCGACCGTCGAAGTCCCGAAGAGCTTCGTCCGCGAGCACGAGCGCCTCGAACTCGAAGCGAAACACCTCCGCGAGCAGCTCGAAGAGCACAAGCAGTACATCACGGCGCTCCGCGAGCAGATGGAGGCGAGCGAGAGCGTCGACGGTGTCGTGAACCTCGAAGACCTCGACGACGTCGTCCGCCTCGAAGACCTCGACCACGAGGACGACGACGCCCCGAGCTTCCAGCTGAAGTAGCCGTCGTCGTTGTAGTAGTCCCAGTTTTTCTACCGCGTGA
This sequence is a window from Halocalculus aciditolerans. Protein-coding genes within it:
- a CDS encoding CopG family transcriptional regulator yields the protein MGNKNKTISFRVGEEAFEDLRDIAEERDLSLSALFRDYVESFVDHDGQVRIVPEEEFGPGDAGDADEFPPTVEVPKSFVREHERLELEAKHLREQLEEHKQYITALREQMEASESVDGVVNLEDLDDVVRLEDLDHEDDDAPSFQLK
- a CDS encoding replication factor A (Replication protein A protects and stabilize the intermediate ssDNA that is generated by the unwinding action of a DNA helicase at the replication fork. In addition, SSBs prevent the formation of secondary structures by single-stranded template DNA.), producing the protein MSDIESTARRIHEQFSDHLDITEDDVRERLERLVTDYKVPMDEARRSVENHYLDEAGLERDEIGQGGNDTVQVEDVDEPEQWVDLTAKVVELWEPRSDSVAQVGLLGDPTGTIKFTKWAKSDLETIEEGKTYRFGNVVTDEYQGRYSVKLNRTTTITEVDEEFEVGDNETDVEGALVDMQSGSGLIKRCPEEDCTRVLQNGRCSEHGEVEGEFDLRIKGVLDDGREVHEVIFDEEATEDLTGITLDEAQQMAMDALDTTVVADEMAAKILGKYYRVTGPTFGRYVLANETVELDGPSDAEAVLIRARSI
- a CDS encoding mannose-1-phosphate guanylyltransferase; translation: METAAVLLAGGTGTRLYPASRSDRPKQFLALDGDDSLLRRTADRVAFADHVYVVTRDAYATEARDIVPEATVLVEPGGKDTGPALAYATHRVREKHGDCVVFATPSDHHVDGDFASTAERACEVAAETDALVTVGVEPDRPATGYGYLELGAERDGYAEVASFREKPDAERARDLVDAGCLWNAGIFAWTPDAFVAESTGTPLEPLVDALDRGDEEAGFRAVESVSVDYAVMERADRVACVPAEFGWDDLGTWDALERVLDAEDGNAVLGDALGIDAAGNVVASDDKHVSLVGVEDLVVAAYDDRVLVLPKEDADRVREVVAELRGEDAF
- a CDS encoding RPA family protein, translating into MSSNNAPMREVARRVFATEFNDATFTFKESDDERAPLYSLLPTGEQANRVFIVGTLTETEDVGEESEYWRGRVVDPTGTFFVYAGQYQPEAASALRDLDAPTYVAIVGKPRTYETDDGTVNVSVRPESITEVSEATRDRWVVETAERTLDRIEAFDEEGNEYAARAREEYGENLAPYRDAVVQALEGIEGEGDADAVTSEPTA
- a CDS encoding SDR family oxidoreductase, translated to MELAFDGETALVTAASSGLGKASAASLAREGADVVICSRSEEKLEAAAVEIRADAAGEVVPVVADITDPDDVAAVVETTVESFGGLDHVVTSAGGPPSGPFDDTPERAWYEAYDLLVMSVVWTVRAARPHLVESDTGTVTCITSKSVKEPVDGLVLSNAVRRGVVGLVKTLSREWAPDVRVNTVLPGTHETPRVTELVEQGVERGEYSTYDEGISDWADTIPMGGLGDPSAFGDVVAFVASERASFVNGASIPVDGGETRS